The following coding sequences lie in one Saimiri boliviensis isolate mSaiBol1 chromosome 6, mSaiBol1.pri, whole genome shotgun sequence genomic window:
- the FEN1 gene encoding flap endonuclease 1: MGIQGLAKLIADVAPSAIRENDIKSYFGRKVAIDASMSIYQFLIAVRQGGDVLQNEEGETTSHLMGMFYRTIRMMENGIKPVYVFDGKPPQLKSGELAKRSERRAEAEKQLQQAQAAGAEQEVEKFTKRLVKVTKQHNDECKHLLSLMGIPYLDAPSEAEASCAALVKAGKVYAAATEDMDCLTFGSPVLMRHLTASESKKLPIQEFHLSRILQELGLNQEQFVDLCILLGSDYCESIRGIGPKRAVDLIQKHKSIEEIVRRLDPTKYPVPENWLHREAHQLFLEPEVLDPESVELKWSEPNEEELVKFMCGEKQFSEERIRSGVKRLSKSRQGSTQGRLDDFFKVTGSLSSAKRKEPEPKGSTKKKAKTGAAGKIKRGK; this comes from the coding sequence ATGGGAATTCAAGGCCTGGCCAAACTAATTGCTGACGTGGCCCCCAGTGCCATCCGGGAGAATGACATCAAGAGCTACTTTGGCCGTAAGGTGGCCATTGATGCCTCCATGAGCATTTATCAGTTCCTGATTGCTGTTCGCCAGGGTGGGGATGTGCTGCAGAACGAGGAGGGTGAGACCACCAGCCACCTGATGGGCATGTTTTACCGCACTATCCGCATGATGGAGAACGGCATCAAGCCCGTGTATGTCTTTGACGGCAAGCCACCGCAGCTCAAGTCAGGCGAGCTGGCCAAACGCAGTGAACGGCgggctgaggcagagaagcaGCTGCAGCAGGCTCAGGCTGCTGGGGCCGAGCAGGAGGTGGAAAAATTCACTAAGCGGCTGGTGAAGGTCACTAAGCAGCACAACGATGAGTGCAAGCATCTGCTGAGCCTCATGGGCATCCCTTACCTTGATGCCCCCAGCGAGGCAGAGGCCAGCTGTGCGGCCCTGGTGAAGGCTGGCAAGGTCTATGCTGCGGCTACCGAGGACATGGACTGCCTCACCTTTGGCAGCCCTGTGCTAATGCGACACCTGACTGCCAGTGAATCCAAAAAGCTGCCCATCCAGGAATTCCACCTGAGCCGGATTCTGCAGGAGCTGGGCCTGAACCAGGAACAGTTTGTGGATCTGTGCATCCTGCTGGGCAGTGACTACTGTGAGAGTATCCGGGGCATTGGGCCCAAGCGGGCTGTGGACCTCATCCAGAAGCACAAGAGCATCGAGGAGATAGTGCGGCGACTCGACCCCACCAAGTACCCTGTGCCAGAAAATTGGCTCCACAGGGAGGCTCACCAGCTCTTCTTGGAACCTGAGGTGCTGGACCCAGAGTCTGTGGAGCTGAAGTGGAGTGAGCCAAATGAAGAAGAGCTGGTCAAGTTCATGTGTGGCGAAAAGCAGTTCTCTGAGGAGCGAATCCGCAGTGGGGTCAAGAGGCTGAGCAAGAGCCGCCAAGGCAGCACCCAGGGCCGCCTGGATGATTTCTTCAAGGTGACCGGCTCGCTCTCTTCAGCTAAGCGCAAGGAGCCAGAGCCCAAGGGATCTACTAAGAAGAAGGCAAAAACTGGGGCAGCAGGGAAGattaaaaggggaaaataa